One Microbacterium sp. zg-B96 genomic region harbors:
- the rpsQ gene encoding 30S ribosomal protein S17 → MAETTEKKAPAKKAAPKTTAAPVEAKGHESSEHDVRDVNARGYRKSRRGYVVSDKMDKTIVVEVEDRVKHPLYGKVIRRTSKVKAHDEGNTAGIGDLVLINETRPLSATKRWRLVEILEKAK, encoded by the coding sequence ATGGCTGAGACCACCGAGAAGAAGGCTCCTGCCAAGAAGGCAGCCCCCAAGACCACGGCCGCACCGGTCGAGGCCAAGGGCCACGAGTCGTCCGAGCACGATGTCCGCGACGTCAACGCGCGCGGATATCGCAAGTCCCGCCGCGGCTACGTGGTCAGCGACAAGATGGACAAGACGATCGTCGTCGAGGTTGAGGACCGCGTTAAGCACCCCCTCTACGGCAAGGTCATCCGTCGCACCTCCAAGGTCAAGGCGCACGACGAGGGCAACACGGCCGGTATCGGCGACCTCGTGCTCATCAACGAGACCCGCCCGCTGAGCGCCACCAAGCGCTGGCGCCTGGTCGAGATCCTCGAGAAGGCCAAGTAA
- the infA gene encoding translation initiation factor IF-1: MAKKDGVIEIEGVISEALPNAMFRVELSNGHKVLATISGKMRQNYIRIIPEDRVVVELSPYDLTRGRIVYRYR; encoded by the coding sequence ATGGCGAAGAAAGACGGTGTCATCGAGATCGAGGGTGTGATCTCCGAGGCTCTCCCGAACGCGATGTTCCGCGTCGAGCTGAGCAACGGACACAAAGTGCTCGCAACCATCTCGGGCAAGATGCGGCAGAACTACATCCGCATCATCCCCGAGGACCGCGTTGTCGTTGAGCTCAGCCCTTATGACCTCACGCGCGGCCGCATCGTCTACCGCTACCGCTAG
- the rpmD gene encoding 50S ribosomal protein L30: MAARLKVTQTKSKVSEKQNQRDTLRSLGLKRIGDTVVRPDDAQTRGYVKTVAHLVKVEEID; this comes from the coding sequence ATGGCTGCCCGTCTGAAGGTCACGCAGACCAAGTCCAAAGTGAGCGAGAAGCAGAACCAGCGCGACACGCTGCGCAGCCTCGGTCTCAAGCGGATCGGCGACACTGTCGTCCGTCCGGACGACGCGCAGACGCGCGGCTACGTCAAGACCGTCGCCCACCTCGTGAAGGTTGAGGAGATCGACTAA
- the rpsE gene encoding 30S ribosomal protein S5, with the protein MSENKENEVTETAPAAATAEAATAAPETAAAEREPRRGGRERNPNRERNSRDRNESQFLERVVTINRVSKVVKGGRRFSFTALVVVGDGNGLVGVGYGKAREVPLAISKGVEEAKRNFFRVPRVGSTIPHPVQGEAAAGVVLLRPAAAGTGVIAGGPVRAVLECAGIHDVLSKSLGSSNTINIVHATVAALKSLEEPRAVAARRGLDFDQVAPARLIRAEAAAAEAAREKKVGA; encoded by the coding sequence GTGAGCGAGAACAAGGAGAACGAAGTGACCGAAACCGCTCCGGCTGCGGCTACGGCCGAGGCCGCTACAGCGGCGCCCGAGACGGCGGCTGCCGAGCGCGAGCCGCGTCGCGGCGGTCGCGAGCGCAACCCCAACCGGGAGCGCAACTCGCGTGACCGCAACGAGAGCCAGTTCCTCGAGCGCGTCGTCACGATCAACCGTGTGTCCAAGGTCGTCAAGGGTGGTCGCCGCTTCAGCTTCACCGCCCTCGTGGTCGTGGGCGACGGCAACGGTCTGGTCGGCGTCGGATACGGCAAGGCCCGCGAGGTGCCCCTGGCCATTTCCAAGGGTGTTGAAGAGGCCAAGCGCAACTTCTTCCGCGTGCCCCGTGTCGGCTCGACCATCCCGCACCCGGTGCAGGGTGAGGCCGCTGCCGGTGTTGTGCTGCTGCGTCCGGCTGCTGCCGGTACCGGTGTCATCGCCGGTGGTCCGGTGCGTGCCGTGCTCGAATGCGCCGGCATCCACGACGTGCTCTCGAAGTCGCTCGGTTCGTCGAACACGATCAACATCGTGCACGCGACCGTCGCGGCTCTGAAGAGCCTTGAGGAGCCGCGTGCGGTTGCCGCACGCCGTGGCCTGGACTTCGATCAGGTTGCTCCCGCCCGTCTCATCCGCGCCGAGGCAGCTGCTGCCGAGGCCGCGCGCGAGAAGAAGGTTGGTGCCTGA
- a CDS encoding adenylate kinase, which translates to MTTPRLLIVGPQGSGKGTQGVRIAEAFGIPVISTGDVFRAAVKDGTELGKQVQAIIDAGDLVPDELTSAIVRERLAQADAAGGFLLDGYPRNLGQVADLDAFLAARGEELTGVIELSVPRDESMTRLTRRAHEQGRADDTEEAIAKRLSIYERETAPILDVYRERGIVDTIDGVGTLDDITERVTAALAARDLVGA; encoded by the coding sequence ATGACCACCCCTCGTCTCCTCATCGTCGGGCCGCAGGGCTCGGGCAAGGGCACGCAGGGCGTGCGCATCGCCGAAGCGTTCGGCATCCCCGTCATCTCCACCGGCGACGTGTTCCGCGCCGCCGTGAAGGACGGCACCGAGCTCGGAAAGCAGGTGCAGGCGATCATCGATGCCGGTGACCTGGTACCCGACGAGCTGACCAGCGCGATCGTGCGCGAGCGGCTGGCGCAGGCGGATGCCGCGGGCGGGTTCCTCCTCGACGGGTATCCCCGCAACCTCGGTCAGGTCGCCGACCTCGATGCCTTCCTGGCCGCGCGCGGCGAGGAGCTCACCGGCGTCATCGAGCTGAGCGTCCCGCGGGACGAGAGCATGACGCGGCTGACGCGTCGCGCGCACGAGCAGGGCCGGGCCGACGACACCGAAGAGGCCATCGCCAAGCGGTTGTCGATCTACGAGCGCGAGACCGCGCCCATCCTCGACGTCTACCGCGAGCGCGGCATCGTCGACACGATCGACGGCGTCGGCACGCTCGATGACATCACCGAGCGGGTCACCGCGGCACTGGCCGCGCGCGACCTCGTCGGCGCCTGA
- the rpsC gene encoding 30S ribosomal protein S3, which produces MGQKVHPYGFRLGITTDHVSRWFSDSTKPGQRYADYVAEDIKIRRLLTTSLDRAGVSNIEIERTRDRVRVDIHTARPGIVIGRRGAEAERIRSDLEKLTGKQIQLNILEVKNPEADAQLVAQGIAEQLSARVAFRRAMRKGLQGAQRAGAKGIRIQVSGRLGGAEMSRSEFYREGRVPLHTLRANIDYGFYEAKTTFGRIGVKVWIYKGDLTNKELAREQANAPKAARGRDDRGGDRRRGPRNDAPVAEGASA; this is translated from the coding sequence ATGGGACAGAAAGTTCACCCGTACGGCTTCCGCCTCGGCATCACCACCGATCACGTCTCGCGGTGGTTCTCCGACTCGACCAAGCCGGGCCAGCGCTACGCCGACTACGTCGCGGAGGACATCAAGATCCGTCGTCTGCTGACCACGTCGCTCGACCGCGCCGGCGTCAGCAACATCGAGATCGAGCGCACCCGTGACCGTGTGCGTGTGGACATCCACACCGCCCGCCCGGGTATCGTGATCGGCCGCCGCGGCGCCGAGGCTGAGCGCATTCGCTCGGACCTCGAAAAGCTCACCGGCAAGCAGATCCAGCTGAACATCCTCGAGGTCAAGAACCCCGAGGCTGACGCTCAGCTGGTCGCGCAGGGCATCGCCGAGCAGCTCTCCGCCCGCGTGGCTTTCCGCCGCGCGATGCGTAAGGGTCTGCAGGGCGCTCAGCGCGCCGGTGCCAAGGGCATCCGCATCCAGGTCTCCGGCCGCCTCGGCGGCGCCGAGATGAGCCGTTCGGAGTTCTACCGCGAGGGTCGTGTGCCGCTGCACACGCTGCGCGCGAACATCGACTACGGCTTCTACGAGGCAAAGACCACCTTCGGCCGCATCGGCGTGAAGGTCTGGATCTACAAGGGTGATCTCACCAACAAGGAGCTCGCCCGCGAGCAGGCCAACGCTCCGAAGGCAGCCCGTGGCCGTGACGACCGTGGCGGCGACCGCCGCCGTGGTCCGCGCAACGACGCCCCCGTCGCAGAAGGAGCATCGGCGTAA
- the rplE gene encoding 50S ribosomal protein L5 yields MSTAPAAVAGKIQPRLKQKYKNEIQKAMQEEFGYANVMQIPRIVKVVVNTGVGEAARDSKVIDGAVDDLTKITGQKPVVTKARKSIAQFKLREGQAIGAHVTLRGDRAWEFLDRLVNLALPRIRDFRGLSPKQFDGHGNYTFGLQEQSVFHEINQDKIDRVRGFDITVVTTAATDAEGRSLLRQLGFPFRADDAQA; encoded by the coding sequence ATGAGCACTGCACCTGCCGCGGTGGCTGGCAAGATCCAGCCCCGCCTGAAGCAGAAGTACAAGAACGAGATCCAGAAGGCGATGCAGGAAGAGTTCGGCTACGCGAACGTCATGCAGATCCCTCGGATCGTCAAGGTCGTCGTCAACACCGGTGTCGGTGAGGCTGCGCGTGACAGCAAGGTGATCGATGGTGCGGTCGACGACCTCACCAAGATCACCGGCCAGAAGCCGGTTGTCACCAAGGCTCGCAAGTCCATCGCGCAGTTCAAGCTGCGCGAGGGTCAGGCCATCGGTGCGCACGTCACCCTTCGCGGTGACCGTGCGTGGGAGTTCCTGGACCGCCTCGTGAACCTCGCGCTGCCGCGCATCCGCGACTTCCGCGGACTGTCGCCCAAGCAGTTCGATGGTCACGGCAACTACACCTTCGGCTTGCAGGAGCAGTCGGTGTTCCACGAGATCAACCAGGACAAGATCGATCGCGTTCGCGGCTTCGACATCACTGTCGTCACCACGGCGGCCACCGACGCGGAAGGTCGCTCGCTGCTTCGTCAGCTGGGCTTCCCCTTCCGTGCCGACGACGCCCAGGCGTAA
- the rpmJ gene encoding 50S ribosomal protein L36 translates to MKVKPSVKPICDHCKIIRRHGRVMVICKANPRHKQRQG, encoded by the coding sequence ATGAAGGTCAAGCCCTCCGTCAAGCCCATCTGCGATCACTGCAAGATCATCCGCCGCCACGGCCGCGTCATGGTCATCTGCAAGGCGAACCCCCGCCACAAGCAGCGCCAGGGTTGA
- the secY gene encoding preprotein translocase subunit SecY, whose product MFSAIARVFRTPDLRRKIGFTLAIIAIYRLGAHVPTPFVDFPNVQSCLAQSGGTEGLMSLVNLFSGGALLQLSIFALGVMPYITATIIVQLLRVVIPHFETLYKEGQAGQGKLTQYTRYLTIALALLQSTTLITVARSGQLFGVTGVAECNQLLTNDAWWAQLLMIITLTAGTGLIMWFAELITERGVGNGMSILIFTSIAATFPSAMWSIWQARGFEIFLMVLAVGVLTVGLVVFVEQSQRRIPVQYAKRMVGRRTYGGTNTYIPIKVNMAGVVPVIFASSLLYIPALIAQFNQNPDAEGNVPGWVAWIQQYFTTGDNPLYMLVYFLLIVGFTYFYVAITFNPVDVADNMKKYGGFIPGIRAGRPTAEYLDYVLTRITLPGSIYLGLIALIPLIALATVGANQNFPFGGASILIIVGVGLETVKQIDAQLQQRHYEGLLR is encoded by the coding sequence TTGTTCAGCGCCATTGCGCGGGTCTTCCGCACACCCGACCTGCGGCGGAAGATCGGCTTCACGCTCGCGATCATCGCCATCTACCGCCTCGGCGCGCACGTGCCGACGCCCTTCGTCGACTTCCCCAACGTGCAGTCGTGTCTCGCGCAGTCGGGCGGCACCGAGGGCCTGATGTCCCTGGTGAACCTGTTCTCCGGTGGGGCGCTGCTGCAGCTGTCGATCTTCGCGCTCGGTGTGATGCCCTACATCACGGCCACCATCATCGTGCAGCTGCTGCGCGTGGTGATCCCGCACTTCGAGACCCTCTACAAGGAGGGCCAGGCCGGCCAGGGCAAGCTCACGCAGTACACGCGCTACCTCACCATCGCGCTGGCGCTGCTGCAGTCGACCACCCTCATCACGGTGGCCCGCAGCGGTCAGCTGTTCGGCGTCACCGGCGTCGCGGAGTGCAACCAGCTGCTCACCAACGACGCGTGGTGGGCCCAGCTGCTCATGATCATCACGCTGACCGCCGGCACCGGCCTCATCATGTGGTTCGCCGAGCTCATCACCGAGCGTGGCGTCGGCAACGGCATGTCGATCCTCATCTTCACCTCGATCGCGGCGACCTTCCCCTCGGCCATGTGGTCGATCTGGCAGGCCCGCGGCTTCGAGATCTTCCTCATGGTGCTCGCCGTCGGCGTGCTCACCGTCGGCCTCGTCGTGTTCGTCGAACAGTCCCAGCGCCGCATCCCGGTGCAGTACGCCAAGCGCATGGTGGGACGCCGCACCTACGGCGGCACCAACACCTACATCCCGATCAAGGTGAACATGGCCGGCGTCGTGCCCGTCATCTTCGCCTCGTCGCTGCTGTACATCCCCGCGCTGATCGCACAGTTCAACCAGAACCCGGATGCCGAAGGCAACGTGCCCGGCTGGGTCGCGTGGATCCAGCAGTACTTCACCACCGGTGACAACCCGCTGTACATGCTGGTGTACTTCCTGCTCATCGTCGGATTCACCTACTTCTACGTCGCGATTACGTTCAACCCGGTCGACGTCGCGGACAACATGAAGAAGTACGGCGGGTTCATCCCCGGCATCCGTGCCGGCCGGCCCACCGCCGAGTACCTGGACTACGTGCTCACCCGCATCACGCTTCCCGGCTCGATCTACCTGGGTCTCATCGCCCTGATCCCGCTGATCGCCCTGGCCACGGTCGGTGCGAACCAGAACTTCCCGTTCGGTGGGGCATCCATCCTCATCATCGTCGGCGTGGGTCTGGAGACGGTGAAGCAGATCGACGCGCAGCTGCAGCAGCGCCACTACGAAGGACTCCTCCGATGA
- the rplO gene encoding 50S ribosomal protein L15 yields the protein MAEQAKKKDEAAQAAPKKAAAKKPAAAKAAPKTDAPASRPGVLKVHHLRPVPGSNTAKTRVGRGEGSKGKTAGRGTKGTKARYSVRVGFEGGQMPLHMRTPKLRGFKNPFRVEYQVVNLDKLAELYPNGGDVTVSDLVAKGAVRKNEKVKVLGTGDISVKLTVAVDKVSGSAEQKIVAAGGTIK from the coding sequence ATGGCTGAACAGGCCAAGAAGAAGGACGAGGCCGCTCAGGCCGCGCCCAAGAAGGCTGCCGCTAAGAAGCCGGCCGCTGCCAAGGCTGCACCGAAGACGGATGCTCCGGCGTCCCGTCCCGGCGTGCTGAAGGTGCACCACCTGCGTCCGGTCCCCGGATCCAACACCGCCAAGACTCGCGTCGGCCGTGGTGAAGGCTCCAAGGGTAAGACCGCGGGTCGAGGCACCAAGGGCACGAAGGCGCGTTACAGCGTTCGGGTCGGCTTCGAGGGCGGTCAGATGCCGCTGCACATGCGTACGCCGAAGCTGCGCGGGTTCAAGAACCCGTTCCGCGTCGAGTACCAGGTGGTCAACCTCGACAAGCTCGCCGAGCTGTACCCCAACGGTGGCGACGTCACCGTGAGCGACCTGGTCGCCAAGGGTGCCGTGCGCAAGAACGAGAAGGTCAAGGTGCTGGGCACCGGCGACATCTCCGTCAAGCTCACCGTGGCCGTCGACAAGGTCTCCGGCTCTGCTGAGCAGAAGATCGTCGCAGCTGGCGGCACTATCAAGTAA
- the rplN gene encoding 50S ribosomal protein L14 — protein MIQNESRLKVADNTGAKELLTIRVLGGSARRYAGVGDIIVATVKDAIPGGNVKKGDVVKAVIVRTVKETRRPDGSYIKFDENAAVILKNDGEPRGTRIFGPVGRELRDKKFMKIVSLAPEVI, from the coding sequence GTGATTCAGAACGAATCCCGACTCAAGGTTGCCGACAACACCGGTGCCAAAGAGTTGCTCACCATCCGTGTGCTCGGCGGCTCCGCCCGCCGGTACGCCGGTGTGGGCGACATCATCGTGGCAACGGTGAAGGATGCCATCCCCGGCGGCAACGTCAAAAAGGGCGATGTGGTCAAGGCCGTCATCGTGCGCACCGTCAAGGAGACCCGTCGTCCCGACGGCTCGTACATCAAGTTCGACGAGAACGCCGCCGTGATCCTGAAGAACGATGGGGAGCCCCGCGGCACCCGCATCTTCGGGCCGGTCGGTCGTGAGCTTCGCGACAAGAAGTTCATGAAGATCGTCTCGCTGGCCCCGGAGGTTATTTGA
- the rpsH gene encoding 30S ribosomal protein S8 yields MTMTDPVADMLTRLRNANSAHHDSVSLPSSKLKTHIAEILQQEGYIAGWEVTDARVGQTLTLTLKYGPNRERSIAGIKRVSKPGLRVYARSTEIPTVLGGLGVAILSTSSGLLTDRQAESKGVGGEVLAYVW; encoded by the coding sequence ATGACAATGACAGACCCGGTCGCAGACATGCTGACCCGTCTGCGCAACGCGAACTCGGCCCACCACGATTCCGTGTCGCTGCCGAGCTCCAAGCTCAAGACTCACATCGCCGAGATCCTCCAGCAGGAGGGCTACATCGCCGGCTGGGAGGTCACTGACGCCCGCGTCGGCCAGACCCTCACGCTGACCCTGAAGTACGGCCCGAACCGCGAGCGGTCGATCGCCGGCATCAAGCGCGTGTCGAAGCCGGGTCTCCGCGTCTACGCACGCTCCACCGAGATCCCCACCGTGCTCGGCGGCCTTGGCGTAGCAATCCTGTCCACCTCCTCTGGCCTCCTCACGGACCGCCAGGCCGAGTCGAAGGGCGTCGGTGGGGAAGTCCTCGCCTACGTGTGGTGA
- the rplR gene encoding 50S ribosomal protein L18, producing the protein MAVTSKSVARARRHARLRKKVVGTEARPRLVVTRSARHVFVQLVDDSKGHTVASASTLETDLRTFDGDKTAKARKVGELVAERAKAAGVVDVVFDRGGNRYAGRVAAIAEGAREGGLNL; encoded by the coding sequence ATGGCTGTGACTTCCAAGTCCGTCGCACGTGCGCGTCGTCACGCGCGCCTGCGCAAGAAGGTCGTCGGCACCGAAGCGCGTCCGCGCCTCGTCGTCACCCGTTCGGCCCGCCACGTCTTCGTCCAGCTGGTCGACGACAGCAAGGGTCACACCGTGGCGTCGGCATCGACGCTCGAGACTGACCTGCGTACCTTCGACGGTGACAAGACTGCCAAGGCCCGCAAGGTCGGCGAGCTCGTCGCCGAGCGTGCGAAGGCCGCCGGCGTCGTCGACGTCGTGTTCGACCGTGGTGGCAACCGCTACGCGGGTCGTGTGGCCGCGATCGCCGAAGGCGCCCGCGAGGGAGGCCTGAACCTGTGA
- the rplP gene encoding 50S ribosomal protein L16, with amino-acid sequence MLIPRKVKYRKQHHPGRSGQATGGTKVSFGEFGIQAITPAYVTNRQIESARIAMTRHIKRGGKVWINIYPDRPLTKKPAETRMGSGKGSPEWWVANVKPGRVLFEVAGVNEQLAREALTRAIHKLPLKARIIKREEGDA; translated from the coding sequence ATGCTTATTCCCCGTAAGGTCAAGTACCGCAAGCAGCACCACCCCGGTCGTTCAGGCCAGGCCACCGGTGGCACGAAGGTCTCCTTCGGCGAGTTCGGCATCCAGGCCATCACGCCGGCGTATGTGACCAACCGTCAGATCGAGTCCGCTCGTATCGCCATGACGCGTCACATCAAGCGTGGCGGAAAGGTGTGGATCAACATCTACCCCGACCGTCCGCTCACCAAGAAGCCGGCCGAAACCCGCATGGGTTCCGGTAAGGGCTCGCCCGAGTGGTGGGTTGCCAACGTCAAGCCGGGTCGCGTCCTCTTCGAGGTCGCGGGCGTCAACGAGCAGCTTGCTCGCGAGGCTTTGACCCGTGCAATTCACAAGCTGCCCCTGAAGGCACGCATCATCAAGCGCGAGGAGGGCGACGCGTAA
- the rpmC gene encoding 50S ribosomal protein L29, with protein sequence MAVGTKTLAPSELDTFEDQRLVEELRKAKEELFNLRFQSATGQLDSHGRIRAVKRDIARLYTVIRERELGIRATPAPVETATKAKKTKAKKADAADEAVKEEAE encoded by the coding sequence ATGGCTGTCGGCACCAAGACGCTCGCACCAAGCGAGCTCGATACGTTCGAAGACCAGCGCCTCGTGGAGGAGCTGCGCAAGGCCAAGGAAGAGCTGTTCAACCTGCGCTTCCAGTCGGCCACCGGCCAGCTCGACAGCCACGGTCGCATCCGTGCCGTCAAGCGTGACATTGCGCGGCTGTACACCGTGATCCGCGAGCGCGAGCTGGGCATCCGTGCCACGCCCGCGCCCGTAGAGACCGCGACCAAGGCGAAGAAGACCAAGGCCAAGAAGGCGGATGCCGCTGACGAGGCCGTGAAGGAAGAGGCCGAGTGA
- the map gene encoding type I methionyl aminopeptidase, whose amino-acid sequence MLRRSIYKTPAQLRAMVEPGLITAAALDAVRALVAPGVTTLELDAAASEVIRARGAVSNFQLVRGYRHTVCTSVNEQVVHGIPSDRVLQPGDIVSIDAGAQYQGWNGDSAITIVVPDPSRPELVAERERLSQVTEGSLWAGIAALANARHIAEVGDAVQGYIESSGETYGILRDYVGHGIGRKMHEAPSVFNYRTADLGAEVRPGLCLAIEPMVVAGSEETLVEDDDWTVSTIDGSVGSHWEHSVAVHDGGIWVLTAPDGGAAGLAPFGVVPRRIE is encoded by the coding sequence GTGCTGCGCCGCTCGATCTACAAGACCCCCGCACAGCTGCGGGCCATGGTTGAACCCGGCCTCATCACCGCCGCGGCCCTGGACGCCGTCCGTGCGCTCGTGGCACCCGGCGTGACGACGTTGGAACTGGATGCCGCGGCATCCGAGGTCATCCGTGCACGCGGCGCGGTGTCGAACTTCCAGCTGGTGCGCGGCTACCGCCACACCGTCTGCACGTCGGTGAACGAGCAGGTGGTGCATGGGATCCCGAGTGACCGCGTGCTGCAACCGGGCGACATCGTCTCGATCGACGCCGGCGCGCAGTACCAGGGCTGGAACGGCGACTCGGCGATCACGATCGTCGTGCCCGATCCGTCGCGGCCCGAGCTGGTGGCCGAGCGCGAGCGGCTGTCCCAGGTGACCGAGGGGTCGCTGTGGGCCGGCATCGCCGCACTGGCGAACGCGCGGCACATCGCCGAGGTCGGCGACGCCGTGCAGGGGTACATCGAATCGTCGGGGGAGACCTACGGGATCCTCCGCGACTACGTGGGCCACGGCATCGGACGCAAGATGCACGAGGCGCCGTCGGTGTTCAACTACCGCACGGCCGACCTCGGCGCCGAGGTCCGCCCTGGCCTGTGCCTGGCGATCGAGCCGATGGTCGTCGCCGGCAGCGAAGAGACTCTCGTCGAGGACGACGACTGGACGGTCTCTACCATCGACGGCTCAGTCGGCTCCCACTGGGAGCACAGCGTCGCGGTGCATGATGGCGGTATCTGGGTGCTCACCGCGCCCGATGGCGGAGCTGCGGGTCTGGCGCCGTTCGGCGTTGTCCCGCGCAGGATCGAATAG
- the rplX gene encoding 50S ribosomal protein L24, whose product MAKIKKGDLVQVITGADNGKQGKVLEVLVERNRVVVEGVNYVTKHTRVGQTQRGTKTGGIETLEAPLHISNVALVDPETKKPTRIGRRVEEQTKNGVKRTVRVRFAKKSGKDL is encoded by the coding sequence ATGGCGAAGATCAAGAAGGGCGACCTGGTTCAGGTCATCACGGGCGCCGACAACGGTAAGCAGGGCAAGGTCCTCGAGGTCCTCGTCGAGCGCAACCGCGTCGTCGTCGAAGGCGTGAACTACGTCACCAAGCACACCCGTGTGGGTCAGACCCAGCGCGGCACCAAGACGGGTGGCATCGAGACCCTCGAAGCCCCCCTCCACATCTCCAACGTCGCCCTGGTCGACCCCGAGACGAAGAAGCCGACCCGTATCGGCCGCCGCGTCGAGGAGCAGACCAAGAACGGCGTCAAGCGCACGGTCCGCGTGCGCTTCGCGAAGAAGTCAGGCAAGGACCTCTGA
- the rplF gene encoding 50S ribosomal protein L6 has protein sequence MSRIGRLPIDIPADVTVEVSGQDVSVKGPKGELNLTVSRPIEVAVTEGQVLVSRPDDERESRSLHGLTRTLIHNNIIGVTQGYTKGLEVVGTGYRVAQKGGSVEFALGFSHPVLVEPPAGITFTVEGNNKVTVSGIDKQAVGEAAANIRKIRKPEPYKGKGVRYAGEVVRRKAGKAGK, from the coding sequence ATGTCCCGCATCGGTCGTCTTCCCATCGACATCCCCGCCGACGTTACCGTCGAGGTCTCCGGCCAGGATGTCTCCGTCAAGGGCCCCAAGGGTGAGCTCAACCTCACCGTTTCGCGCCCCATCGAGGTCGCGGTCACGGAGGGCCAGGTTCTGGTCTCCCGTCCCGACGACGAGCGCGAGTCGCGGTCGCTTCACGGCCTGACCCGCACGCTCATCCACAACAACATCATCGGCGTCACCCAGGGCTACACCAAGGGCCTTGAGGTCGTCGGCACCGGTTACCGCGTCGCACAGAAGGGCGGCTCGGTCGAGTTCGCCCTCGGCTTCTCGCACCCCGTGCTGGTCGAACCGCCGGCAGGCATCACGTTCACGGTCGAAGGCAACAACAAGGTCACCGTGAGCGGCATCGACAAGCAGGCCGTCGGTGAGGCTGCCGCCAACATCCGCAAGATCCGCAAGCCCGAGCCCTATAAGGGCAAGGGTGTGCGCTACGCCGGCGAGGTCGTTCGGCGCAAGGCCGGAAAGGCTGGTAAGTAA
- a CDS encoding DsbA family protein yields MASAGNKTNWFAVWVSAAVVVVLVGVGALVWWMNSAASPEASAPTGSSIEAETGAIVVGDGADEVELWMDFYCPHCQDFEDAYGSTISELVDSNAITLRVQPVALASLNAASGTEFSARSASAMYCVAETSGQAAYDFMTAVFATHPTGQGLTDDELAQIAADAGAPDAAECIADETYADFVLSQAQELPESPEGSAGTPTLLVNGEYVTITGDVTADLTSRLGM; encoded by the coding sequence GTGGCATCGGCAGGGAACAAGACCAACTGGTTCGCGGTATGGGTCAGCGCCGCGGTCGTCGTCGTGCTGGTCGGCGTCGGAGCGCTGGTGTGGTGGATGAACAGTGCCGCCTCGCCCGAGGCATCCGCCCCCACGGGGTCCTCGATCGAAGCCGAGACCGGCGCGATCGTCGTCGGTGACGGCGCGGACGAGGTCGAGCTGTGGATGGACTTCTACTGCCCTCACTGCCAGGACTTCGAGGATGCGTACGGATCCACGATCAGCGAGCTCGTGGATTCGAACGCCATCACCCTGCGGGTGCAGCCGGTGGCGCTGGCCTCGCTCAACGCGGCATCCGGCACCGAGTTCTCGGCCCGCTCGGCCAGCGCGATGTACTGCGTCGCCGAGACCAGCGGGCAGGCGGCGTACGACTTCATGACCGCCGTCTTCGCCACGCACCCGACCGGGCAGGGCCTGACCGACGACGAGCTCGCGCAAATCGCGGCGGATGCCGGTGCCCCCGACGCCGCCGAGTGCATCGCCGACGAGACGTACGCGGACTTCGTGCTGTCGCAGGCGCAGGAGCTGCCGGAGAGCCCCGAGGGCTCCGCCGGCACCCCGACGCTGCTGGTGAACGGCGAGTACGTGACGATCACCGGCGATGTGACCGCCGACCTGACGTCCCGCCTGGGGATGTAA